A section of the Metabacillus endolithicus genome encodes:
- a CDS encoding acetylornithine deacetylase, which translates to MSNQIERLINIVEERKEDLVSLLKRLIEYKTPAPPARNTKEAQQFIAEFLEEKGFSIDMWDVYPNDPNVVGVLKGKEPTLYNSLIINGHMDVAEVSEDEKWDVDPFVPIVKDDVIIGRGAADMKGGLAGALFAIQLLHEHGIRLPGDLILQSVIGEEVGEAGTLECCKKGYKADFAVVVDTSDLHIQGQGGVITGWITVKSDKTYHDATRRQMIHAGGKLFAASAIEKMTNIIHGLQDLERHWAVSKSYPGNPPGTNTINPAVIEGGRHAAFIADECRLWITVHYYPNETHEQIIKEIEEHILHVAHADPWLRENPPTFVWGGKSMIVDRGEIFPSLEVDPNHPGVKRLSQTHEHILSKEAIVDVSPTVTDGGWLGDAGIPTVIYGPGKLQHAHAVNEQLSIQELVEYTKVILAFIYEWCHSKKSELTVE; encoded by the coding sequence TTGTCTAATCAAATAGAACGGCTAATTAATATCGTTGAGGAACGTAAGGAGGATTTGGTTTCCTTATTAAAAAGATTGATTGAATATAAAACACCTGCACCACCAGCTAGAAATACGAAAGAAGCACAACAATTTATTGCAGAGTTTCTAGAAGAGAAAGGTTTTTCCATTGATATGTGGGATGTGTATCCAAACGATCCTAATGTTGTTGGAGTGTTAAAGGGAAAGGAACCTACCTTATATAACAGCTTGATTATTAATGGACATATGGATGTAGCTGAAGTTAGTGAGGATGAAAAGTGGGATGTTGACCCGTTTGTTCCTATTGTGAAAGATGATGTGATTATTGGGCGTGGGGCAGCTGATATGAAAGGTGGATTAGCTGGTGCATTGTTTGCCATCCAGTTATTACATGAACATGGTATAAGGCTTCCTGGTGATTTGATTTTACAATCTGTCATTGGTGAAGAAGTTGGAGAAGCTGGGACTCTTGAATGCTGTAAAAAGGGATATAAAGCAGATTTTGCTGTTGTGGTGGATACAAGTGATTTACATATTCAAGGACAAGGTGGCGTTATTACTGGTTGGATCACTGTAAAGAGTGACAAAACGTATCATGACGCAACGAGAAGGCAAATGATACATGCCGGAGGAAAACTTTTTGCTGCCAGTGCTATTGAAAAAATGACAAACATTATTCATGGATTACAGGATCTTGAAAGACATTGGGCAGTTTCCAAAAGCTACCCTGGAAATCCTCCTGGCACAAACACAATCAATCCAGCGGTAATCGAAGGGGGAAGACACGCAGCATTTATTGCTGATGAATGTCGTTTGTGGATAACCGTTCATTATTATCCAAATGAAACACATGAGCAGATTATAAAAGAAATAGAAGAGCATATTCTTCATGTAGCTCATGCAGATCCTTGGCTAAGGGAAAATCCTCCAACATTTGTATGGGGAGGAAAATCAATGATCGTTGACAGGGGGGAGATTTTTCCTTCATTAGAGGTGGACCCAAATCATCCAGGTGTGAAAAGATTATCCCAAACCCACGAACACATTCTATCTAAAGAAGCTATTGTCGATGTTTCTCCAACCGTAACCGACGGAGGATGGCTAGGAGATGCAGGAATTCCAACTGTTATTTATGGACCTGGAAAATTACAACATGCACATGCAGTAAACGAACAACTTTCCATACAAGAACTTGTCGAGTACACAAAAGTTATTTTAGCTTTCATCTATGAATGGTGTCATTCTAAGAAAAGTGAACTTACTGTCGAGTAG
- a CDS encoding ABC transporter ATP-binding protein, which yields MNNAALEFKNISFQYGEHSNGTQVLKNMNLHIREGEFISIIGPSGSGKSTLFKLITGLEQPSEGEIFLRNRLAINRLGQVGYMPQQDLLLPWRTIMENAVLPLEIKGVKKHVALQKVSELLEEFGLKGAEDCYPGELSGGMRQRVSFLRTILSGSKILLLDEPFSALDAITRLSLQEWLLTQWQKRKETIVFITHDVNEALFLSDRILLFRETPATTLKEIIVPLERPRTLKDLNRPEVISLKDELLEDLRTRTKT from the coding sequence ATGAATAATGCAGCTCTTGAATTTAAAAATATAAGCTTTCAATATGGGGAGCACTCTAATGGAACACAAGTCTTGAAAAATATGAATCTACATATTCGTGAAGGAGAATTTATAAGCATTATAGGACCAAGTGGCTCCGGGAAAAGTACATTATTTAAGCTAATAACAGGGTTGGAGCAGCCTTCAGAGGGAGAGATTTTCTTAAGAAATCGACTAGCTATAAATCGACTTGGCCAGGTCGGGTATATGCCACAGCAGGATTTACTTTTACCGTGGCGGACAATTATGGAAAATGCAGTACTTCCATTAGAGATAAAAGGAGTAAAAAAACACGTGGCTCTTCAAAAGGTTAGTGAGTTATTGGAAGAGTTTGGGTTGAAAGGTGCAGAGGATTGCTATCCTGGTGAATTATCTGGAGGAATGCGCCAGAGGGTGTCGTTTTTAAGAACAATTTTAAGCGGATCAAAAATTCTCCTCTTGGATGAACCGTTTAGTGCTTTAGATGCAATCACTAGGTTATCTTTACAGGAATGGCTACTCACACAATGGCAAAAAAGAAAAGAAACGATTGTATTCATCACTCATGATGTAAATGAAGCATTGTTTTTATCTGATCGTATTCTTCTATTTAGAGAAACACCTGCCACGACCTTAAAAGAAATAATAGTTCCACTAGAACGTCCTAGAACATTGAAAGATTTAAACCGGCCGGAGGTCATCTCTTTAAAAGATGAGTTGCTTGAAGATTTACGAACGAGGACGAAAACATGA
- a CDS encoding ABC transporter substrate-binding protein yields MKKFLLMFLCLVLGLLTACGANNSTSTGVNEEAKELKDVSIMLDWYPNAVHSYLYIAKEKGYFEEEGLNVDIQFPANPTDPINLAAAGKITLGISYQPDVIIARANQDVKIKSVGAIVRSPLNRIIYMEDSEIQTPKDLEGKTVGFPGIPLNESLIQSMVKADGGNPEEVEMIDVGFELGSSIVSEKVDAVIGAYINHEVPVLAHEGHNTRNMNPTEYGVPNYYELVAVTSDKTWEKEQESITAFWRAATKGYEFTADHPEEALEILLNNQDEANFPLVKEVETESLEILLPLMKSENGFGSQDQDQWESTISWMKEAGLIKTEPEVEDIFVNIVE; encoded by the coding sequence ATGAAGAAGTTTTTATTAATGTTCTTATGTTTAGTATTAGGATTACTTACAGCTTGTGGTGCAAACAATAGCACATCAACAGGTGTAAATGAAGAAGCGAAAGAACTTAAGGATGTAAGTATTATGCTTGATTGGTATCCTAATGCTGTACATAGCTATTTATATATTGCTAAGGAAAAAGGATACTTTGAAGAAGAAGGATTAAATGTTGATATTCAATTTCCTGCTAATCCAACAGATCCGATCAACTTGGCTGCTGCAGGGAAAATCACGCTTGGCATATCGTATCAACCAGATGTTATTATTGCTCGTGCCAATCAGGATGTAAAGATAAAATCAGTTGGTGCAATTGTTCGTTCACCATTAAACAGAATTATTTATATGGAAGACAGTGAAATTCAAACTCCAAAAGATTTAGAAGGAAAAACAGTTGGCTTTCCTGGTATTCCACTTAATGAATCATTAATTCAGTCTATGGTTAAAGCTGATGGTGGAAACCCTGAAGAAGTTGAGATGATAGATGTTGGCTTTGAATTAGGATCTTCAATTGTTAGTGAAAAAGTAGATGCAGTAATTGGTGCGTATATAAATCATGAAGTACCTGTATTAGCTCATGAAGGACACAACACAAGAAACATGAACCCGACAGAATATGGAGTTCCTAATTACTATGAGTTAGTAGCAGTAACAAGCGACAAAACATGGGAAAAAGAACAAGAAAGTATTACAGCCTTTTGGCGTGCTGCTACAAAAGGATATGAATTTACAGCGGACCACCCTGAAGAAGCTTTAGAAATTCTTCTAAATAACCAAGATGAAGCAAACTTTCCTTTAGTAAAAGAAGTAGAAACAGAAAGCCTGGAAATATTATTACCACTGATGAAATCTGAGAATGGATTTGGAAGTCAGGACCAAGATCAATGGGAAAGTACAATAAGCTGGATGAAGGAAGCAGGATTAATTAAAACAGAACCTGAGGTTGAAGATATTTTTGTGAATATAGTAGAGTAA
- the tenA gene encoding thiaminase II, with translation MKFSQRLYEKVLPIWESNHNHPFVKGMGNGTLEKDKFRFYMIQDYLYLIEYAKVFALGAVKATDLHTMGRFAALLNSTLNEEMELHRQYAKKFGITTEELEEAKPSPTTLAYTHYMLHVSQNGTLAELVSALLPCMWSYWEIGKDLKKIEGASEHEFYGEWITMYASDEFGQLATWCIELIDELSEGKSESELVKLEEIFLNTTRFEYMFWDMAYKETMWPTNE, from the coding sequence ATGAAATTTAGTCAAAGGCTATACGAAAAGGTTCTACCAATCTGGGAAAGTAATCATAATCACCCATTCGTTAAGGGAATGGGGAATGGTACTCTTGAAAAAGATAAATTTCGGTTTTACATGATACAGGATTATTTGTATTTGATTGAATATGCAAAAGTTTTTGCCTTAGGTGCTGTAAAAGCTACAGATTTACACACAATGGGGAGATTTGCAGCGTTACTGAATTCTACTTTAAATGAAGAAATGGAGTTACATCGACAATATGCAAAGAAATTTGGTATTACTACAGAAGAGCTTGAAGAAGCTAAACCTTCTCCAACAACTCTGGCTTATACTCATTACATGCTTCATGTTAGTCAAAATGGAACACTTGCCGAATTGGTATCCGCTCTACTCCCATGTATGTGGAGTTATTGGGAAATTGGTAAAGATTTAAAGAAAATAGAAGGGGCAAGCGAACATGAATTTTATGGTGAATGGATTACGATGTATGCTTCTGATGAATTTGGTCAATTAGCTACATGGTGTATTGAGTTAATAGATGAGCTCTCAGAAGGTAAGTCAGAGTCAGAATTAGTGAAGTTAGAAGAAATCTTTTTAAATACTACTAGATTTGAGTACATGTTCTGGGATATGGCCTATAAGGAAACGATGTGGCCAACTAATGAATAA
- a CDS encoding NUDIX hydrolase — translation MTTELLAYFDEFGNRQGIETRQRVHEQGLWHETFHCWFVREEKGVQYLYFQKRSDEKADYPSLYDITAAGHILANETVQDGVREVREELGIQLMFNDLNSLGIIKDCLEAHQFTDREFCHVFLYQTCLSNDQFNLQQEEVSGVVRAELQEFEKLWFGELEKIRVEAFWKIHIKCKGS, via the coding sequence ATGACAACTGAATTGTTAGCCTATTTTGATGAATTTGGAAATAGGCAGGGAATTGAAACACGACAGAGAGTTCATGAGCAAGGATTGTGGCATGAAACATTTCATTGCTGGTTTGTTCGTGAGGAAAAGGGAGTACAGTATCTTTATTTTCAAAAACGTTCAGATGAGAAAGCTGATTACCCATCCCTATATGATATAACAGCTGCGGGTCACATTTTGGCTAATGAAACGGTACAAGATGGAGTAAGAGAGGTTAGAGAAGAACTTGGGATACAGCTAATGTTTAATGATCTTAATTCTCTGGGCATCATTAAGGATTGTCTAGAGGCACATCAATTTACGGACCGTGAATTCTGTCATGTTTTTTTATATCAGACCTGTCTTAGCAATGATCAATTCAATCTTCAACAAGAGGAGGTTTCGGGAGTTGTAAGAGCTGAATTACAGGAATTTGAAAAACTGTGGTTCGGAGAATTAGAAAAAATTAGGGTTGAGGCTTTCTGGAAAATACACATAAAGTGCAAAGGGAGCTAG